From one Brevundimonas sp. PAMC22021 genomic stretch:
- a CDS encoding response regulator: MALIAEALRDSAVFNFAGAVTMIVDDSPFSLALTANALSGFGIRTSYACHDAGEAIRILGERTVDLLFVDCEMPGMDGYQFVRWLRRSGLEPNAYIPVVMTAGHVRRSRVAEARDCGANFLVTKPFSAAMLLERVLWVARDTRPFLQVGDYLGPDRRFRTDPYDGEERRADMIRKARFEAEQNEVDMPA, encoded by the coding sequence ATGGCGTTGATCGCGGAAGCACTGCGGGACAGCGCGGTGTTCAACTTCGCGGGCGCGGTCACGATGATCGTGGACGATTCGCCGTTCTCGCTGGCCCTGACCGCGAACGCCCTGTCCGGCTTTGGCATCCGAACCAGCTATGCCTGTCATGATGCGGGAGAGGCGATCCGCATTCTCGGTGAACGAACCGTCGATCTGCTGTTTGTCGACTGCGAGATGCCGGGGATGGACGGCTACCAGTTCGTGCGCTGGCTCAGGCGCTCAGGGCTGGAGCCCAACGCCTACATCCCGGTGGTGATGACGGCCGGTCACGTCCGTCGCTCACGAGTGGCCGAAGCGCGAGATTGCGGGGCGAACTTTCTGGTCACCAAGCCGTTCAGTGCGGCGATGCTGCTGGAACGGGTGCTGTGGGTCGCGCGAGACACCCGGCCCTTCCTTCAGGTCGGTGACTATCTGGGCCCGGACAGGCGCTTCAGGACCGACCCCTATGATGGCGAGGAGCGTCGCGCCGACATGATACGCAAGGCCCGTTTCGAGGCCGAGCAGAACGAAGTGGATATGCCCGCGTGA
- a CDS encoding ABC transporter ATP-binding protein/permease, with the protein MRGERSGQRRSDAATRAQGTMGDQRSRADGWKALADLAGLVRRSHAPQLSLRLSSAIGLTLGGKALGVLAPLVLGAAVNRLAAGQGAAAAVGWGFAAFAIGWALVRFLSSAAPQLSDVIFAPVRAAAQRTAATETFAHALDLSLDFHQTKRSGTLSRTMDRGSRAVDFLLRILAFNLIPTGVELVLAAAVLAGRYDWRFGAVAVAVVGVYAALTFALSNWRLEHRRVMNAADSEAAGVSVDALLNYETVKAFGAETRAAGAYDRALGEYQQASLKANGSLMLLNAIQGLIMNLGLGVMAVMAGFEAAAGRMGPGDVAAAVLILISLYAPLNILGFAYREIRQSFIDMEEMMGVLRQSPQVADAADARPLDRPTNARGASLAFDGVGFRHDARANGLEDVSFFAPPGTTTALVGPSGAGKSTVVKLALRLLDPQAGRVLIDGRDVREVTQASLRSAVALVPQDVALFNDTIGHNIAFARPDASEADIWDSAEAAELADFIRALPDGMDTRVGERGLKLSGGERQRVGIARALLADPCILILDEATSALDSRTEAAIQKTLRKARQGRTTLVVAHRLSTVADADQILVLKAGRVIERGAHHELVARVGGEYAALWRKQTRAGGELQPAG; encoded by the coding sequence ATGCGCGGTGAACGCTCCGGCCAGCGGCGTTCCGACGCCGCGACGCGGGCGCAAGGGACAATGGGGGATCAGCGGTCGCGAGCCGACGGCTGGAAGGCTTTGGCTGATCTGGCCGGGCTGGTGCGGCGATCGCATGCGCCGCAACTCTCCCTTCGTCTGTCGTCCGCCATCGGACTGACCTTGGGCGGAAAGGCGCTGGGCGTGCTGGCGCCTCTGGTTCTGGGCGCGGCCGTCAACCGGCTGGCGGCGGGGCAGGGCGCGGCCGCAGCCGTCGGCTGGGGATTCGCCGCCTTCGCGATCGGCTGGGCGCTGGTGCGCTTTCTGTCGTCTGCGGCGCCGCAGCTGTCGGACGTGATCTTTGCGCCGGTGCGTGCGGCGGCGCAGCGCACGGCGGCCACCGAGACCTTCGCCCACGCCCTCGACCTTTCGCTGGACTTTCACCAGACCAAGCGGTCCGGAACCCTGTCGCGGACGATGGACCGAGGGTCCCGCGCGGTTGATTTCCTGCTGCGCATCCTGGCGTTCAACCTGATCCCCACCGGGGTGGAGCTGGTGCTGGCGGCGGCGGTGCTCGCCGGACGCTATGACTGGCGCTTTGGCGCAGTGGCGGTGGCGGTGGTTGGCGTCTACGCGGCCCTGACGTTCGCCTTGTCGAACTGGCGGCTGGAGCATCGTCGCGTGATGAACGCTGCGGACTCCGAGGCCGCCGGCGTCTCGGTCGACGCCCTGCTGAACTATGAGACGGTCAAGGCCTTTGGCGCCGAGACGCGCGCGGCGGGCGCCTATGACCGGGCGCTGGGCGAGTATCAGCAGGCGTCGCTGAAGGCGAACGGCTCGCTGATGCTGCTGAACGCGATCCAGGGCCTGATCATGAACCTGGGCCTCGGCGTCATGGCGGTCATGGCCGGCTTCGAGGCGGCGGCCGGCCGGATGGGGCCGGGCGACGTCGCGGCGGCGGTGCTGATCCTGATCTCGCTCTATGCGCCGCTGAACATCCTGGGCTTCGCCTATCGGGAAATCCGCCAGTCGTTCATCGACATGGAGGAGATGATGGGCGTGCTGCGCCAGTCGCCTCAGGTGGCGGACGCCGCCGACGCCCGCCCGCTGGACCGGCCGACAAATGCGCGCGGCGCCTCGCTGGCGTTCGATGGCGTCGGCTTTCGCCACGACGCGCGCGCGAACGGGCTGGAGGACGTCAGCTTCTTTGCGCCGCCCGGCACGACCACCGCCCTGGTCGGCCCGTCAGGCGCGGGCAAGTCGACGGTGGTCAAGCTGGCGCTGCGCCTGCTCGATCCTCAGGCCGGGCGCGTGCTGATCGACGGCCGCGACGTGCGCGAGGTGACGCAGGCCTCGCTGCGATCGGCTGTCGCCCTGGTGCCTCAGGACGTGGCCCTGTTCAACGACACCATCGGACACAACATCGCCTTTGCGCGTCCGGACGCCAGCGAAGCCGACATCTGGGATTCGGCCGAGGCGGCGGAGCTGGCCGACTTCATCCGTGCGCTTCCCGACGGAATGGACACGCGCGTGGGCGAGCGCGGTCTCAAGCTGTCCGGCGGCGAGCGCCAGCGCGTCGGCATCGCCCGCGCGCTGCTGGCCGATCCTTGCATCCTGATCCTGGACGAAGCGACCAGCGCGCTCGACAGCCGCACCGAGGCGGCGATCCAGAAGACGCTGCGAAAGGCGCGGCAGGGCCGCACCACTCTGGTGGTCGCCCACCGACTGTCCACCGTGGCCGACGCCGACCAGATACTAGTGCTGAAGGCCGGGCGTGTTATCGAGCGCGGGGCCCACCACGAACTGGTGGCGCGGGTTGGCGGCGAGTACGCGGCCTTGTGGCGCAAACAGACACGCGCCGGCGGCGAGCTTCAGCCGGCCGGCTGA
- a CDS encoding MliC family protein produces the protein MKPDLPQSILLSGLAALALLSACGPDPAEAPNSGDAVKQRALEAQTTRRRTGAEIQDRALNRVIQAVYLCENGERLSVDFDNPRQMATVRTSNGEAVDLYQERAADGLWYRSSTTELRGRGALATWTSRGRPATECRAID, from the coding sequence ATGAAGCCTGATCTGCCGCAGTCGATCCTGCTGAGCGGCCTTGCCGCCCTTGCGCTGCTTTCCGCCTGCGGCCCCGATCCGGCCGAGGCTCCGAACAGCGGCGACGCGGTGAAGCAGCGCGCCCTGGAGGCCCAGACCACACGCCGACGCACCGGCGCCGAAATCCAGGACCGCGCCCTGAACCGCGTCATCCAGGCCGTCTATCTGTGCGAGAACGGCGAGCGGCTATCCGTCGACTTCGACAATCCCCGCCAGATGGCGACGGTGCGGACGTCCAACGGCGAGGCGGTCGATCTCTATCAGGAGCGCGCGGCCGACGGCCTGTGGTACCGCTCCAGCACCACCGAGCTGCGCGGCCGCGGCGCCCTGGCCACCTGGACCAGCCGCGGCCGGCCGGCGACCGAGTGCCGCGCGATTGACTAG
- a CDS encoding acetyl-CoA carboxylase carboxyltransferase subunit alpha codes for MATHYLDFEKPIADLEAKIEELSLLSSTEDAFETEIAGLRRKATQMRQKTYASLDPWMKTQVARHPQRPHLVDYIAGLFTDFVELRGDRQFGDDQAIIGGLARFRGRPVVVMGHEKGHDTSTRLTHNFGMARPEGYRKAVRLMDMAEQFGLPVLSFVDTAGAYPGLGAEERGQAEAIARSTERCLTLGVPSIATITGEGGSGGAIAIAAASRVLMLEHSIYSVISPEGAAGILWRDGARAKDAAMAMKITGPDLIGLKIVDRLIPEPTGGAHADPLAAIANVGDCLADELRGFEGLSAAEIRKQRADRFYAIGAR; via the coding sequence ATGGCCACGCATTATCTCGACTTCGAAAAGCCGATCGCCGATCTGGAAGCCAAGATCGAGGAGCTGTCGCTGCTGTCCTCGACCGAGGATGCGTTCGAGACCGAGATCGCGGGCCTGCGCCGCAAGGCTACGCAGATGCGGCAAAAGACGTACGCCTCGCTCGACCCGTGGATGAAGACCCAGGTCGCGCGTCATCCGCAACGCCCACACCTGGTCGACTATATCGCGGGACTGTTCACCGACTTCGTCGAACTGCGCGGCGATCGTCAGTTCGGCGACGATCAGGCGATCATCGGCGGCCTGGCGCGCTTTCGCGGTCGCCCCGTCGTCGTCATGGGCCATGAAAAGGGCCACGACACCTCGACCCGATTGACGCACAACTTCGGCATGGCGCGGCCGGAAGGCTATCGCAAGGCGGTGCGCCTGATGGACATGGCCGAGCAGTTCGGCCTGCCTGTGCTCAGCTTCGTCGACACCGCCGGAGCCTATCCGGGGCTCGGAGCCGAGGAGCGCGGCCAGGCCGAGGCCATCGCCCGCTCGACCGAACGCTGCCTGACACTCGGCGTGCCGTCGATCGCCACCATCACCGGCGAGGGCGGCTCCGGCGGCGCCATCGCCATCGCCGCCGCCAGCCGCGTCCTGATGCTGGAACATTCGATCTATTCGGTCATCTCGCCCGAGGGCGCCGCCGGCATCCTGTGGCGCGACGGCGCGCGAGCCAAGGACGCGGCCATGGCCATGAAGATCACCGGCCCGGATCTGATCGGCTTGAAGATCGTGGACCGGCTTATCCCTGAACCCACCGGCGGGGCGCATGCCGACCCTCTGGCCGCCATCGCCAATGTCGGCGACTGCCTGGCCGACGAGCTGCGCGGCTTCGAGGGCCTGTCGGCCGCCGAAATTCGCAAGCAACGCGCCGACCGCTTCTACGCCATTGGCGCGCGGTGA
- a CDS encoding chemotaxis protein CheE produces the protein MSVVTRIQRRSRLSTLVDQPGGISAGVGLARARANLQAMEGEAREIVAQRIADLAAIPAPQDGVLTGEGLEEVYRGSAAVIDAAGPFALEDLCTAAAGLCDLADGSGVSDWRVIAVHIQALRLLLALPEDAVAEREQILLNLEDVRRRKLPPVDQPAG, from the coding sequence GTGAGCGTCGTCACCCGCATCCAGAGGCGGTCCCGCCTCTCCACCCTGGTGGACCAGCCCGGCGGCATCAGCGCCGGCGTGGGGCTCGCTCGCGCCCGCGCCAATCTCCAGGCCATGGAGGGAGAGGCCCGGGAAATCGTCGCTCAACGGATCGCCGATCTTGCCGCCATTCCTGCTCCGCAGGACGGAGTGCTGACGGGCGAGGGACTGGAAGAGGTTTATCGCGGGTCGGCCGCCGTGATCGACGCCGCTGGTCCTTTCGCGCTGGAGGACCTCTGCACAGCCGCCGCCGGCCTGTGCGATCTGGCTGACGGCTCGGGCGTTTCAGACTGGCGCGTCATCGCCGTTCACATCCAGGCCCTGCGGCTGCTTCTGGCCTTGCCGGAAGACGCCGTTGCCGAACGCGAGCAGATCCTGCTCAATCTCGAGGATGTGCGTCGCAGGAAGCTGCCGCCGGTGGATCAGCCGGCCGGCTGA
- the tadA gene encoding tRNA adenosine(34) deaminase TadA, producing the protein MADHDERFMRMALDEAQAAADAGEVPVGAVIVDPATGDVVSTGANGPVGAHDPTAHAEIVALRHAAKKFGNYRLTDLTLYVTLEPCAMCAGAISHARIGRVVWGADDPKGGAVIHGARVFDQPTCHWRPATAGGVLAAEAAELLRSFFRARRGTRAHSAR; encoded by the coding sequence ATGGCGGACCATGATGAGCGGTTCATGCGCATGGCGCTGGACGAAGCGCAAGCGGCGGCGGACGCGGGCGAAGTGCCCGTTGGGGCCGTGATCGTCGATCCGGCGACCGGAGACGTGGTCTCGACGGGCGCCAACGGACCCGTCGGCGCGCACGATCCGACCGCCCATGCCGAGATCGTCGCCCTGCGCCATGCGGCCAAAAAATTCGGAAACTACAGGCTGACCGACCTGACTCTTTATGTGACGCTGGAGCCCTGCGCGATGTGCGCCGGCGCCATCAGCCACGCGCGGATCGGCCGCGTGGTCTGGGGGGCGGACGACCCCAAGGGCGGAGCCGTGATCCACGGCGCGCGCGTGTTCGACCAGCCGACCTGCCACTGGAGGCCTGCGACGGCGGGCGGCGTGCTGGCGGCCGAGGCGGCGGAGCTGCTGCGCAGCTTCTTCCGGGCACGACGCGGAACACGCGCACACAGCGCACGTTAG
- a CDS encoding tyrosine recombinase, which translates to MTPQIEAFLEMMAVERDASPHTLSAYARDLADAEAGAGGLMTANEAALEGWYADLAQRGLSAATQARRRSAVRQFYRFALGEGWRQDDPSRRLDAPKRGRPLPQVLGREEMERLLTAAGAEDSARGQRLLTLMELAYASGLRVSELLALKVEAVRRDPAYLIVRGKGGKDRLAPLNASAREAVKAWRIVRDARRRPGAPDSPWLFPSSGRSGHLTPRRFAQLLDQAAAAAGIDPTRVSPHVLRHAFATHLLEGGADLRVVQTLLGHADISTTQIYTHVATDRLAEVVRRNHPLARDD; encoded by the coding sequence TTGACGCCGCAGATCGAAGCCTTTCTCGAGATGATGGCGGTAGAGCGGGATGCGTCTCCGCACACGCTGTCGGCGTACGCGCGCGACCTTGCGGATGCGGAGGCCGGCGCCGGCGGACTGATGACGGCCAACGAGGCGGCGCTGGAGGGCTGGTACGCCGACCTGGCGCAGCGCGGCCTGTCGGCCGCGACGCAGGCGCGCAGGCGCTCCGCGGTTCGCCAGTTCTATCGCTTTGCCCTGGGCGAAGGCTGGCGACAGGACGATCCGTCCCGGCGACTGGATGCCCCCAAGCGCGGACGCCCCCTGCCGCAGGTGCTCGGCCGCGAGGAGATGGAGCGTCTGCTGACGGCTGCCGGCGCCGAGGACAGCGCGCGCGGGCAGCGCCTGCTGACACTGATGGAGCTGGCCTATGCGTCCGGCCTGCGCGTATCCGAGTTGCTGGCGCTGAAGGTCGAGGCGGTGCGGCGCGACCCCGCCTATCTGATCGTGCGCGGCAAGGGCGGCAAGGACCGTCTGGCCCCTCTGAACGCCAGCGCGCGCGAGGCGGTGAAGGCCTGGCGGATCGTGCGTGACGCCCGCCGCAGGCCGGGCGCCCCGGACAGCCCATGGCTGTTTCCCTCCTCTGGCCGCAGCGGTCACCTCACGCCCCGTCGTTTCGCGCAGTTGCTGGATCAGGCCGCAGCCGCGGCGGGGATCGACCCCACACGCGTTAGCCCCCACGTCCTGCGCCACGCCTTCGCCACCCACCTGCTGGAGGGCGGCGCCGACCTGCGCGTGGTCCAGACGCTGCTGGGCCATGCCGACATCTCGACCACCCAGATCTACACACACGTCGCCACCGACCGGCTGGCCGAGGTGGTCCGCCGCAACCATCCGCTTGCGCGCGACGACTGA
- a CDS encoding shikimate kinase: MSGRRGHAPERTIALVGLMGVGKSSVGRRLAQRLGMPFADGDVEIETAAGMTVSEIFSALGEAEFRAGEARVMKRLLEGPPVVLATGGGAVLNPDTRALLKARADTVWMRADLAVIAERVGRRDTRPLLRDRDPIEVLATLSEARAPIYATADLTVDVGLGSHGQAVDAIHRQLRRHWRSRRSQETSS, translated from the coding sequence ATGAGCGGGCGGCGCGGCCATGCGCCCGAGCGCACCATAGCCTTGGTCGGGCTGATGGGCGTGGGAAAATCCTCTGTCGGGCGCAGGCTGGCTCAGCGTCTGGGCATGCCGTTCGCCGATGGCGACGTGGAGATCGAGACGGCGGCCGGCATGACGGTGTCCGAGATCTTCTCGGCGCTTGGGGAGGCCGAGTTCAGGGCGGGCGAGGCGCGGGTGATGAAACGCCTGCTGGAAGGGCCGCCGGTGGTGCTGGCGACCGGCGGCGGCGCCGTACTGAACCCTGATACGCGCGCCTTGCTGAAGGCGCGGGCCGACACGGTATGGATGCGGGCGGACCTCGCGGTGATCGCCGAGCGCGTCGGACGGCGCGACACCCGGCCTCTCTTGCGCGACCGTGACCCGATAGAGGTTCTGGCCACCTTGTCGGAAGCCAGGGCGCCCATCTACGCCACGGCCGATCTGACCGTGGATGTGGGGCTGGGTTCGCACGGACAGGCGGTTGACGCCATTCATCGCCAGCTTCGTCGTCACTGGCGAAGCCGCCGTTCGCAGGAGACCTCGTCATGA
- the aroB gene encoding 3-dehydroquinate synthase, which yields MIAIAVSGGAFAPYDVVVGRGLMAEAGRRIAALVPQRRTVIVTDETVARLHAPALQASLRAAGIHSAVVAVPAGEASKSFAELERVLDRMLETGLDRRDVVIALGGGVVGDLAGLAAALFMRGIDFVQIPTTLLAQVDSSVGGKTAIDTPRGKNLVGAFHQPRLVLADIDVMATLPERQLRSGWAEVLKHGLICDAPFFDWLAGEGTAGANGDPAALQRAVVRSVEIKSAIVGEDEKEAGKRALLNLGHTFGHAIEAELGFEEAVLAHGEAVALGCAMAFRYSARQGLCDMGKVERVEAAITAAGLPTRLAQAGVFSADALLARMAGDKKAEGGALTLILARGVGQAFVAKGVDAGEVRTFLVEEGASA from the coding sequence ATGATCGCCATTGCTGTAAGCGGCGGCGCCTTCGCTCCCTACGATGTCGTGGTGGGACGCGGTTTGATGGCGGAGGCCGGCCGGCGCATAGCGGCCTTGGTCCCCCAGCGGCGCACGGTGATCGTGACGGACGAGACCGTGGCCCGTCTGCATGCGCCCGCGCTGCAAGCGTCGCTTCGGGCGGCGGGCATCCACAGCGCGGTCGTGGCGGTTCCGGCCGGCGAAGCGTCCAAGTCTTTCGCCGAGCTTGAGCGTGTGCTGGATCGGATGCTTGAGACCGGGCTCGACCGCAGGGATGTGGTGATCGCGCTGGGCGGCGGCGTTGTCGGCGATCTGGCGGGCCTCGCGGCCGCGCTGTTCATGCGAGGGATCGACTTCGTACAAATCCCCACCACCCTGCTGGCGCAGGTGGATTCCTCCGTCGGGGGCAAGACGGCGATCGACACGCCGCGCGGCAAGAACCTGGTCGGCGCCTTTCACCAGCCTCGTTTGGTGCTGGCCGACATCGACGTGATGGCGACACTGCCTGAGCGGCAACTTCGATCAGGCTGGGCCGAGGTGCTGAAGCACGGACTGATCTGCGACGCGCCCTTCTTTGACTGGCTGGCGGGCGAGGGGACCGCCGGCGCGAACGGCGATCCGGCGGCCCTGCAACGCGCCGTGGTGCGCTCGGTCGAGATCAAGAGCGCGATCGTCGGGGAGGACGAGAAAGAGGCGGGCAAGCGTGCGCTGCTGAACCTTGGCCACACCTTTGGCCATGCGATCGAGGCAGAGCTCGGCTTCGAGGAGGCGGTGCTGGCGCATGGCGAAGCGGTGGCGCTGGGCTGCGCCATGGCCTTCCGCTATTCGGCGCGGCAGGGTCTGTGCGACATGGGCAAGGTCGAGCGTGTGGAAGCGGCCATCACCGCCGCCGGCCTGCCGACACGCCTGGCGCAGGCCGGCGTCTTCTCGGCGGATGCGCTGCTGGCGCGCATGGCCGGCGACAAGAAGGCGGAAGGCGGCGCCCTGACGCTGATCCTCGCCCGGGGCGTCGGTCAGGCCTTTGTCGCCAAGGGCGTCGACGCCGGCGAGGTCCGGACGTTCCTGGTCGAGGAAGGCGCCTCGGCCTAG
- a CDS encoding low specificity L-threonine aldolase gives MRYDFGSDNTAGMAPSAIDGLVRANEAFTRAYGADETTARASDAIRARLDADAEVRFVFSGTAANAIALSMLAQPFEAVLAHNSAHVCTDETGAPGFFGHGVGLIGLPGFSGKIDPLALHTQLDEPEVGHRQPPAALTLTQATEYGAVYTEEELRHLIEPVKMRGFGVHMDGARLANAAAAGFDLTQIARLGVDILVFGGAKAGGPCAEAIVLFNKALARRLDNRLKQAGQTASKARLLSGPLLGLLESGDWDAGAAHANLMAQRLAAGIAARSPFVLAHPVEANAVFVRMPEEAHARLNALGWACYRFDDGSVRFVCSWATDPAAVDEVIEAIAELS, from the coding sequence ATGCGCTACGACTTCGGCTCCGACAACACCGCCGGCATGGCGCCGTCCGCCATTGATGGGCTGGTCCGCGCCAACGAAGCGTTCACGAGGGCCTATGGCGCCGACGAGACCACCGCGCGCGCCTCCGATGCGATCCGCGCGCGTCTAGACGCGGACGCCGAGGTGCGGTTCGTCTTCAGCGGCACGGCCGCCAACGCCATCGCCCTGTCGATGCTGGCCCAGCCGTTCGAAGCCGTTCTGGCGCACAACTCGGCCCATGTCTGCACCGACGAGACGGGGGCGCCCGGCTTCTTCGGGCATGGCGTGGGACTGATCGGCCTGCCGGGCTTCTCCGGCAAGATTGATCCGCTGGCCCTGCATACGCAGCTGGATGAGCCGGAGGTCGGACACCGCCAGCCGCCGGCCGCCCTGACGCTGACCCAGGCGACCGAGTATGGCGCGGTCTATACCGAGGAAGAACTGCGTCATCTGATCGAGCCGGTGAAGATGAGGGGCTTCGGCGTTCACATGGACGGGGCGCGTTTGGCCAATGCTGCGGCGGCGGGCTTCGACCTGACGCAGATCGCGCGCCTCGGAGTCGACATCCTGGTGTTCGGCGGGGCCAAGGCCGGCGGGCCGTGCGCCGAGGCCATCGTCCTGTTCAACAAGGCGCTGGCGCGTCGGCTCGACAACCGGCTGAAGCAGGCGGGGCAGACGGCGTCCAAGGCGCGGCTGTTGTCCGGGCCGTTGCTGGGTCTGCTGGAAAGCGGCGACTGGGACGCGGGCGCCGCCCACGCCAACCTGATGGCGCAACGGCTGGCCGCCGGGATCGCCGCACGATCGCCCTTTGTACTGGCCCATCCGGTCGAGGCGAACGCCGTGTTCGTCCGCATGCCGGAAGAGGCGCACGCGCGGCTGAACGCACTCGGCTGGGCCTGCTACCGCTTCGACGACGGCTCGGTTCGCTTTGTCTGTTCGTGGGCCACCGACCCGGCGGCCGTGGACGAGGTGATCGAGGCGATCGCCGAGCTGAGTTGA
- a CDS encoding pseudouridine synthase, protein MVRHTDDNDKKPFARQADRASGPRKSAFRKSEDGAKSFGDKPRGERPRPSGRDGGRDGAKTSKAPAAPVRSERIAKAMARAGIASRREVERLIGLGKVAVNGRILDTPATLVTREDVITVDGKPITAAQATRVWRYHKPAGLLTSHNDPAGRPTVFDALPAGLPRVISVGRLDLATEGLLLLTNDGELSRALELPSTALVRQYRARARGRVTQADLDKLKDGVTVDGVEYGPIEATLDKAKESKSEDGKAPANLWVSVSITEGKNREVRNVLESIGLTVNRLIRLAYGPFQLGTLPVGAVEEVGPRVIREMLGEHIRPDNLPTGNTVETPAPIPGRRISTPIVKGRSGSAMSDPSRKPSRVRAAETAQADAVDRRERPAKKDGWAKSKPKFEHPKKTFKPRERTAPEGERSSAARSEGERPARSFKPREGAARADARPGSRPVRDAKPRTGGKPAGPSGTSGRAPGGKPRPGGSRGPRSGG, encoded by the coding sequence ATGGTCCGCCATACAGACGACAACGACAAGAAGCCCTTCGCGCGTCAAGCCGACCGCGCCTCCGGCCCCCGCAAATCCGCCTTCCGCAAGAGCGAAGACGGGGCGAAATCCTTTGGCGACAAGCCGCGCGGCGAGCGTCCGCGCCCAAGCGGCAGGGATGGCGGCCGGGACGGCGCCAAGACAAGCAAGGCGCCCGCCGCCCCGGTTCGCAGCGAGCGAATCGCCAAGGCCATGGCCCGCGCCGGCATCGCCTCGCGCCGTGAAGTCGAGCGGCTGATCGGCCTGGGCAAGGTGGCGGTCAACGGCCGCATCCTGGACACGCCCGCGACCCTGGTGACGCGCGAGGACGTGATCACGGTCGACGGCAAGCCGATCACGGCGGCGCAGGCGACGCGCGTCTGGCGCTACCACAAGCCGGCCGGCCTGTTGACCAGCCACAACGACCCGGCGGGTCGACCCACGGTGTTCGACGCCCTGCCGGCCGGTCTGCCGCGCGTGATCTCGGTCGGACGGCTGGATCTGGCGACCGAAGGCCTGCTCTTGCTGACCAACGACGGAGAGCTCAGCCGGGCGCTGGAACTGCCGTCCACCGCCCTGGTGCGCCAGTATCGGGCGCGGGCGCGCGGTCGCGTGACCCAGGCCGACCTCGACAAGCTGAAGGACGGCGTCACGGTCGATGGCGTCGAATACGGTCCTATCGAAGCGACGCTGGACAAGGCCAAGGAAAGCAAGTCCGAGGACGGCAAGGCGCCGGCTAATCTGTGGGTCAGCGTCTCGATCACCGAGGGCAAGAACCGCGAGGTCCGCAATGTGCTGGAGTCGATCGGCCTGACGGTCAATCGCCTGATCCGCCTGGCCTATGGTCCGTTCCAGTTGGGCACCCTGCCGGTCGGAGCGGTGGAGGAGGTCGGTCCGCGCGTGATCCGCGAGATGCTGGGCGAACACATCCGCCCCGACAACCTGCCGACCGGCAACACGGTTGAGACGCCGGCCCCGATCCCGGGCCGTCGGATCTCCACGCCGATCGTCAAGGGACGTTCTGGCTCGGCCATGTCGGACCCGTCAAGAAAGCCCAGCCGCGTCCGCGCCGCCGAGACGGCCCAGGCCGACGCCGTGGACCGCCGTGAGCGTCCCGCCAAAAAGGACGGCTGGGCCAAGTCCAAGCCCAAGTTCGAGCACCCCAAGAAGACCTTCAAGCCGCGCGAGCGCACTGCGCCGGAGGGCGAACGCAGCTCGGCGGCCCGGTCCGAAGGCGAGCGTCCCGCCCGCAGCTTCAAGCCGCGCGAAGGCGCTGCGCGGGCGGATGCCCGACCCGGATCACGCCCGGTGCGTGACGCAAAGCCCCGCACGGGCGGTAAGCCGGCCGGACCTTCGGGAACCAGCGGGCGCGCGCCGGGCGGTAAGCCGCGTCCCGGCGGCTCGCGCGGACCTCGCTCGGGCGGCTGA